The genomic DNA GGTTCGCGCTCGGCGTGCTCGGCATCGTCGTGTTCGGCGTGTGGCTGCGCTGGCTCCCGGTCCTGGGCCGGCTGCCCAGCTCGCTCGACTACAACCCGACCACCAACTTCGTTCTCCTGGACGCGATCCTGCAGAACCGCCCGGAGCTGGTGTGGCCCTGGATCCAGCATCTGATCCTGCCCGCCGTCACGCTGGCGCTGTCGATGGCCGGGTTCATCACCCGCATCGTGCGCGCCTCGGTGCTGGAGGTCCTCGACGACGACTTCGTACGGACCGCCCGGATGAAGGGCCTCAGCGAGAGCGTGGTGGTCCGCCACCACGTGCTGCGCAACTCCTGGCTGCCCATCGTGACCGTCCTGGGGCTCCAGTTCGGTTCCCTGCTGGGCGGTTCGGTGATCACCGAGACGGTCTTCTCGTACGCCGGTGTCGGCCGCCTGCTCGTGCAGGGCGTCCTGCAACGCGACTACCCCGTCGTGCAGGGCGCGGCCCTCGCCATCGCGCTCCTCTTCACCCTGGTCAACCACGCGGTGGACCTGTTGTACACGGTCCTCGATCCGCGGCTACGGAAAGGATGACCCGCATGGACATCGTGCTCGTCCACGGTGCCGGCGGACGACCGACGACCTGGTCGGCCGTCCAGCCCCTGCTGGCAGCCCGCGGCCACCGGCTGTTCACCGTCACCAACCCGATGACCTCGCTGGAGGACGACGTCGCCAACACGGCGGCCGTGCTGGCGGAGACAACAGGCCCGGTGCTGCTGGCCGGGCACTCCTACGGCGGCGCGGTCATCAGCAATGTCGGGCGCGATCCGCGGGTCAAGGGGCTTGTCTACATAGCCGCGTTCGGGCCGGACGAGGGCGAGACGGTCAGCGGGATCGTCGAGCGGTACGAGGAGGCGGAGATCTCCAAGTACATGCGGCGCGGCCCGAACGGTGAGTGGAAGTCCGAGACGAGCGAGGAGTTCTGGGCGGAGATAGGCCCCGACCTCTCCCCCGAGCAGCGGGCCGTGGTGGAGGCGGAGGGCCGCAAGGCGGAGAACCTCATCTTCACCCAGCCGACGGGCACACCGGCCTGGCGCACCCTGCCCAGTTGGTATCTGGTCGCCGACGACGACCGCACGCTGCGCCCGGAGATCCAGAACGACATGGCGGACCGCATGAAGGCCACCGTCGAGCACGTGCCGGGCAGCCACTACACGACTCTCGTGTGGCCCGAGCGCGTCGCCGACCTGATCCACACGGCGGCCCTGGCCGTGGGCGACGGCTCATGACCCCCGCGCCCGTGCTCGAAGTCCGGGATCTGCGCGTCCAGTTCGACGTACCGGCGGGCCGGCTGCCCGCCGTGGACGGTGTGGACCTCACCCTCCGCCAGGGCGAAGTCCTCGCGCTGGTCGGCGAGTCGGGGTCCGGGAAGTCCGCCCTGTCGATGAGCCTGGTCGGTCTCAACCGTGGTCCGCGCACCCACATCAGCGGCGAGGCGGTCTTCAAGGGCCGTGACCTCGTCGCCGCGTCGGAGCGGGAATTGCGCGGGGTGCGCGGCAAGGACATCGCGGTCGTCTTCCAGGACGCGCTGGCCGCGCTCAACCCGCTGCACCGGGCGGGCGCCCAGGTCTCCGAGATGATCCGAGCCCACCGCGACGTGACACGGGGTCAGGCGACCAGCCGGGCCGTGGAGTTGCTCGGCGAGGTCGGCATCGCAAGCCCCGACCGCACGGCACGCGCCTACCCGCACCAGCTCTCCGGGGGCATGCGCCAACGCGTGATGATCGCCATGGGCCTGGCCAACGACCCGGTGGTACTGATCGCGGACGAGCCCACCACCGCCCTCGACGTCACGATCCAGGCCCAGGTGCTGGCCGTACTCAAACGCGTCCAGCGCGACCACGGCACCTCCGTCCTGCTGATCACCCACGACCTGGGCGTCGTCGCCGAGGTCGCCGATCGGGTGGCCGTGATGTACGCGGGCCGGATCGTGGAACAGGGCCTGCGCGAAGAGGTGCTGTTCCACCCCCAACACCCTTACACCATGGGCCTGTTGGGATCCGTCCCACCCATCGACGGTCCTGTCGTACGACGGCTGCCGACCATCGCGGGCAGCCCGCTCACCGGGGTCGACCGGCCGTCCGGGTGCGCGTTCGCTCCCCGGTGCCCCTTCGTCCACGACGCGTGTTCCGAGCGGCCCGTGCTGCGGCGGCGGCACGGTGACGACGGGCATCTCGACGCCTGTGTGCTGCCCTCCCCCGCCCGTGCCACGGCCCGTTCCCAGGGAGGTCTCGCATGACCGCCGCGCTCGTCCAGGCCCGCGCGTTGCGGGTCGAGTATCCGGGCCGGGCGGGCGGCAGGGTCCGGGCACTGCGCGACGTCGACCTCGACATCCTCCAGGGCGAGACCCTGGGCCTGGTCGGCGAGTCGGGGTGCGGCAAGTCCACGCTGGGTCGCGCCCTGTTGCGGGTGATCGAACCCGCCTCGGGCCGCATCGAGTTCGACGGCACCGACCTCACCCGGCTGCGCGGGCGTCAACTGCGCCGTACCCGGGCCGAGTTGCAGATGGTCTTCCAGGACCCGTTCGGTTCGCTGAACCCACGCCGCAGGATCGCCGACATCGTCGCCGAACCCCTGCTGCGGGCGCGCGGTGCCACCCGGGCCGAGGCCGCGAAGGCGGTGGCCGAACTGCTCGACCTGGTGGGTCTGGGCGCGGAGGCCGGCGGTCGCCGGCCGCACGAGTTCTCCGGAGGCCAGCGCCAACGCATCGGTATCGCACGGGCCTTGGCCTCCTCCCCGCAGTTCGTGGTGGCCGACGAGGCGGTCTCCGCGCTGGACGTGTCGATCCAGGCCCAGGTGCTGAACCTGCTGTCGGACCTGGTCCGCGACCGCGGCCTGACGATGCTGTTCATCTCGCACGACCTGGGCGTCGTACGGCACATCGCCGACCGGATAGCGGTCATGTACCTCGGCCAGATCATCGAGGTCGCCTCCCGCGACGACTTCTTCGCCGCCCCCGCACACCCCTACAGCCGGGCGCTGCTGTCCTCCGTTCCCGTGCTGCGGCCCGGAGAGACCCGCGAACAGCAGGTGCTGGAGGGCGAGTTGCCCGATCCGGCGAATCCGCCCGAGGGCTGTCTGTTCCGCACCCGGTGCCCCATCGCCACGGAGCGGTGCCGCACCAGCGCGCCCGAGCTGCGCGAGATCGCGCCGGGCCGCAGTGTGCGCTGCCATCTCCCCCTGGTCTCAAGCGAGCAGCACGTCGCGAGTAGCGAGTAAGGACGAACCGCCTTGATCATCGACGCGTACAACACCACTCAGGACGTCCGCGGCCGTTCCGACTACCTCACCGGCGCCCGCAAGGGCCAGGCCCCGCCGCCGTACAAACCCTTCGAACCGCGCCGCATCCTCGACCGGATGGACGCGGCCGGGGTGGACATGGCGATGGTGTGCTCGCTCGCGCAGCGCATCGAGAACGACTTCATCGCCTCGCTGGTGGCCTCCTACCCGGACCGGTTCTTCGGCTTCGGGCAGGTGATGCCGCAGGCCGACGACGCGCTCGACGAGATCGACCGGATGGCCGACGCGGGCCTGGTCGGGCTGAAGCTGCATCCGAGCCTGCACGGCTACCACGTCGCCGACCACGGCCTGCTGGACCCGGTCTTCGAGGCGTGCGCGCGGCGCGGGCTGCTGGTGCTGATCAACGCTCTCGACGACGCGTTCTGCGCACCGCTGGCCATCGAGGAGATCGCCCGGGACCACCCCGAAGTCCCCACGATCATCGCCCACATGGGGGCCGTCTGGAACGTCCCGGAGGCGATCATCGTGGCCGAACGGCAGCCGCACGTGTACCTGGAGACGTCCGCGACGCTGATGAGCGACGTGAAGCGCGCCTACGCGCGGCTCGGCCCGGAGAAGATCCTGATGGGCAGCGAGTGGCCGGGGTCGGACTTCGACCTGGAGCGCATGAAGATCGCCAAGGCGGTCGAGGACGAGAAGGACCGCGCGCTGGTCGAAGGCGGCAACATGGCCCGGCTGTTGGGGCTGACGGTATGAGCGCCGTGGGTGCGCGAACCGTGTCCGTGCCGCCGTCGATGGGCGAGGACGACGTCGAACTCCTCGCCACCGCACAGCACTTGCTCGCCCGGGTCTGGAAGTCGGGCCGTCACGAGGTCGCGACCGCGCTCCGCACGGCGGACGGCCGGGTGCACACCGGGGTCCATGTGGAGGGTTCCTGCCGGCGCAGTTCGATCTGTGCCGAGGGGGTGGCCATGGGCACCGCCCGGGGCGCCCTGCCCGCCGGTGCGGAGCTGAGCATCACCTCGGTGGTCTCGGTGCAGATCAAGCCGGCGGGATCGTTCCGGATCATCGCGCCGTGCGGGGTGTGCCGTGAACTGATCAGCGACTACTGCCCGGACGCCACCGTGTGGGTCACCACGGTCGACGGGGACGAGCCCGTCCCGCTGCGCGCCCTGGACCTGCTGCCCGAGAAGAGCCGACGCCGATGGTGAGCGCCATCGGTCCCGAGGAGAGGAGAGCCATGTCGTCCGTCTTCGTCACCGGTCCGTCCGGACGAACCGTCCCCACCGGGCTCGATGTCCCCGAACTCGCCGCCCGGTTGGGCGGATCCGGGTCGCCCGTGCTGTGGGAGGAGCTGACCTGGCCCGAGGCGGAGTCGACGGCCGCCGCCCAGGACGCCGTCATCATCCCCGTCGGCGCCACCGAGCAGCACGGCCCCCATCTCCCCCTGGCCGTGGACACCCGGATCTGCGAGGCGGTCGCCCTCGGCGTCTCCGCACTCACTGGCGTGCCCGTCCTGCCGCCCCTGAGCTTCGGCGTGTCCGCGTCCCACGGCGACTTCGCCGGGACGGTGGCGCTGCGGCCGGAGACCATGATCGCCGTGGTCGAGGACGTCATCGACTCCCTGTACGCCTCTGGAGTACGGCAGTTCGTACTGCTCAACGGGCACATCTGGAACAACGGCGCGCTCGACGTGTCGGCCGAGAAGCTGAGGGTCCGTCACAAGGACGCACGCGTGCGGGCGTTGGGGTACGTGACGATGTACCCGGGGCCGGAGGTCGACGGACATGTCACCTACGGGCGGGCGTTGATGCACGCCAACTTCTTCGAGACGTCCGTGATGCTGCATCTGGCGCCGGAGCTGGTGCGGATGGAGCGGGCCACCTCCCATGTCGACGTCGACTCGTTCTGGGACTACCGCATGGACCAGGTCAGCGAGACCGGGGTCTGGGGCCGGGATGTCGCCGACGCGAACCCCAAGCACGGGGAGGCGGAGTTCGACCGCTGTGTCCTGACCACCGCCCGGGCGGTGTCCACGGCGGTCCGTGAGCCGTGGCCCGACCCCACTCACCGTCCCGGACGCCAGGCGTGAAGGAGAACACCGTGGACCCCAGCATCGTGATCCCCCACCTGCCGGAGTGCGAGCCCATGCTCATCGGCGGCGAGTGGACCACCGGCACCGCGACGGAGCGGATATCGGTGCTCGACCCCGCCACCCGGAAGCAGCTCACCACGGTCGTCCAGGCGGGCTCCGCCGAGGTGTCGGCGGCGGTCGAGGCCGCCACCTCCGCGCACCGGGACCGCCGTTGGCGCGGGCTGCCGCCCCGGCGGCGCCGTGACGTCCTGCTGCGCCTCGCCGACCTGGTGGAGCGCGACGCCGAGCAACTGGCGGTGCTGGACACCCTCGACAACGGCAAGGCCGTCGAACGCGCCCGCGGCGATGTGGAGTTGGGCCTCCAGGCCATCCGCCACTTCGCGGGCACCCCGACCCGGCTGGAGGGCACCGTGCACGCGGCCGGCCCCGACCGGCACGTGTACAGCGTCCGCGAACCGGTGGGCGTGGTGGCCGCCGTACTCCCGTGGAACTTCCCGTTCATGATCGCGGCCTGGAAGATCGCCCCGGCCCTGGCCGCCGGTTGCACGGTCGTGGTCAAGCCGGCCGAGCAGACCCCGCTCACCGCGCTGCGGTTGGCTGCGCTCTGTCTGGAAGCGGGCGTGCCCGAGGGCGTCGTCAACGTCCTGACCGGTGACGGGCGTACGGGCGCGGAACTGGTCGCCCATCCCGGCGTCGCCAAAGTGTCCTTCACCGGGTCGACGGAGGTCGGGCGGCACATCATGGCCGCGGCGGCGCCGTCGTTGAAGCGGCTGACACTCGAACTGGGCGGCAAGTCACCCAACATCGTCTTCGCCGACGCCGATCTCGACGCGGCCGTGCCGAACGCCGTGCGCGCGGTGTTCGGGCACTCCGGGCAGATGTGCACGGCGGGCAGCAGGCTGCTGGTGGAGCGCACGATCGTCAAGGAGTTCCTCGACCGGCTGGTGCCGGCCGTGGAGGCGCTGCGGATCGGCCCGGGCCTTTCGGGCGGCATCAACATCGGTCCGCTGGTGTCGCAGGAGCAGTACGACCGCGTCACCGGCTACGTCGAACTGGGCCGCGCCGAGGGCGCCGAGGTGGCAGTGGGCGGCGAACCGCTGCCCGGGCCGGGGTGGTTCGTGCCGCCGACGGTGTTCACCGAGGTCGCCCCCGGCATGCGGATCGCCCGGGAGGAGATCTTCGGGCCGGTCGCCACGATCCTGCCCTTCGACAGCGAGGAGGAGGCGATCGCGCTGGCCAACGACAGCGAGTACGGGCTCGCCGCCGGCGTGTGGACCGGCAGTCTGGCCCGGGCCCATCGCACGGCCGCCGCGCTGGAGGCGGGGACCGTGTGGGTCAACACGTACAACGAGTTCGACCCCGCCGTGGCCTTCGGCGGGATGAAGCAGTCCGGCCTCGGCAGGGACCTCGGCGACGCCGCCGTCGACGGGTTCACCGAGCTCAAGAGCGTGACGATCGCCCTGTGAGCGCGCCCGTGACGGCCACAACGGCCACCTCGCCCCCGAACCCACCGCCCCCGCGCCCTCTGAACGTCGCGGCCGAACGCGCCCGTACGCCGGGCTCGTTCACCGGTCACCACTTCAACGCGGCCGGTGCGGCCCTGCTCGCCAACGGCACCGTCGAGGCGGTCATCGACCATCTGCGCGCGGAGAGCCTGGCCGGCGGCTACGAGGCCGCCAAGCACGCGGCTCCGGCCCTGGAGGCCGTCTACGCGCGTACCGCCGAGCTCCTCGGCGCCCGGTTGGAGGAGGTCGCCCTCGTCGAGAGCGCGACGGCCGGCTGGCAGCGGGCCGTGTCGGCCCTTCGACTGCGCCCCGGTGACCGGGTGTTGGCGGCCCGCTCCAGTTATGTCAGCAGCGCGCTGCATCTGCTGTCGGTCGAACGCGACCACGGTGTGCGGGTCGAGCTGCTGCCCAACGGCCCTGACGGAGCGGTGGACTTGGAGGCGTTGGAGACGGCGCTGCGGGCGGGACCGGCCGCGCTGGTGACGGCCGCGCATGTCCCGACGTCCTCGGGGCTGGTCGAACCCGCGTCGTCCATCGGCGCGTTGGCGGGCGCCCACGGGGTCCCCTTCCTGCTGGACGCCACGCAGTCGCTCGGGCAACTTCCGGTGGACATGGGTGCCATCGGCTGCGACCTGCTCATCGGCACCGGCCGGAAGTTCCTGCGCGGCCCGCGCGGCACGGGCCTGCTCGCGGTCCGCCGCCCCCTTCTGGACCGGCTCGCCCCCGAGGCGCCCGATGTCCGGGGCGCCGTATGGACCGCCGAGCGCAGTTGGGAACTGGTGCCGGACGCCAAGCGCTTCGAACTCTGGGAGGCCGCACACGCCCTGCGCCTCGGCCTCGGCGCCGCGCTGACCGCCCTCGGCGCGCTGGGCGTCGACACCGTCTCACGCCACCTCACAGCCCTCGCCGCCACCCTGCGCGAACGCCTCTCCGCACTCCCGGGCGTGTACGTCACCGACCCCCCGGCCGCGGGCGGCGCCATCGTCACCTTCGTGGTCGACGGCCTGGACGCCTCCGAGGTCCAACGCCAACTCACCTACCGCCGCGTCCACTTGATCGCGGTACCGGCAGGACACGGCCGCTGGGACATGGACCACCGGGGCCTGACCAAGGTGGTCCGAGCCTCCGTCCATGTCTACAACGACCAGGACGACCTGGACGCGCTGGTGGAGGCGGTACGCGAGATCGTGTGCTTGCAGGGGCGCGGTACGGGTTCCGGTGTGGGGCGGCAGGAGCGGGGGGCGGGAGACGCGGGGCGGGGGAACGCGGAGGCGGATACGGGAGACGCGGGGCGGGGCCAGGCGGAGCCCGAGGCAGGAGACTCACGGCAGAACAACGCGCAGCCGGAAGCCGATCGCGTCATTCCCACGCCCACGCCGTCGCTGTCAGCGTCTCGGACCACGCCCCAGCCCGCGCCCGCGGGCCCTCAGAGCCTGGCGCCGAGCGTCGGCGCCGCAGCGCCCACACCATCGGCACCGTCGTCCCAGACCGCGCCCATGCCCACGCACTCGCAGACTCAGGCCCCGAGCTTCGCCCCCGGAACCACCGCACCTGCGCCCCCGACACCTCGGCCCACACCCGCGCACTCGAACTCGCCGGCCCAAGCGCCGAGTGTCGGGCCAACGACATCCGCGCTCGCAGCCACACAGGGCACGGGGCACAGCACCGGTTCCACGGGGCCCGCGCCGTCCCCCGGGACATCCCACATCTCGCCCACACCCACGAACCCGCAGGCCCACGTGCCGGGCACCGGTCACGCAACGCCCGCACCATCGCCCGCGCCCTCACCGGCGGCCCCACGCACCCCCCACCACACCCACGACGCGATCGTCGTCGGCCTCGGCGTGCACGGCAGTGCCGCCCTGCGTCACCTGGCCGCGCGCGGACTCGATGTGCTCGGGCTCGAACAGTACGGCCTGCACCACGACTTGGGCTCCTCGCACGGCGCGACCCGGATGATCCGCCGCGCCTACCCCCACCCCGACTGGGACGCCCTGGTCGACACCGCCTACCAGGCCTGGGCGGAGCTGGAGGGCGCCTCGAAGGCCCAACTGCTCGACATCACCGGCGGGTTGTACGCGGCGCCGCAGGACCGCCCCGATCCGCTGCGCGGCCCGGGCTGCCGACAGGTCGACGGCGAGGAGGCGGCCCGGATCTTCCCGGGACTGCGACTGCCGGCCGGATTCACCGCGGTGCACGACCCGCGCGCCGGCATCATCGACGCGCAGGAGACGCTTCGCGCCCAACTGACCCTGGCCGAACGGGCCGGAGCGCACATGCACGACCACGCCCGCGTCCTCGGCTGGGAAGCGGACGGCGACAAGGTGGTGGTCCGCACCGGCAAGGCCGTCCTGCGCACCCGGCGCCTGGTGCTGTGCACCGGCCCCTGGACGGCAGCCCAAGTCCCTCCCCTTGCACCGCATCTGACGGTCACTCGGATCGTCAACGCCTACTTCGCCGCCGACCCTGCGGGCCCGCTCGGCCCGTCCGGCCTGGGCAGCTTCTCCGTCGATCTGCCGCAGGGCCTGCTCTACGGGTTCCCCGCGACCGACGGCCGCGGCCTCAAGGCAGGGCTGGACAGCGGTCCGCCCTGGGACCCGCAGGCAGCCCGCCCCGAGGCGACCGACGCCGAACTCGCCCTGCTCGCCGAGGCGGTGGCCCAGGTGCTGCCCGGCGCCGGGCCGGTGACCGAGAGCCTGACGTGCCTCTACACGATGACCGCCGACCGGCGTTTCCTGGTCGGCGAGGTGCCGGGCGTACCGCGGGTGCTGGTGGCGTCGGCGTGCTCGGGGCACGGGTTCAAGTTCGGGCCGGCGATCGGCGAGGCGCTGGCCGACCTGGTGTGCGGAACCGCCCGCCCGGACCTGGACTTCCTGTCCCCGGCCCGGCTGTTCCCCGGCGGAACCCCGTGACGCGCCGCCCCGGGTCGGACACGACCCGCTCAGCCGTGGAACACCGTCTGGGAGCGACGCTCGTACCAGGCCGTCAGATACTCACCGGAGCTGATGACGTGCTCGCGCATCAACGCGTCCGCACGGTCGGCGTCGTGCGCGGCCAACGCCTCGATCACGGCCTCGTGTTCACGGATGTTGAGCTGCCGGTGGCGCTCGTCGCCCGCGAGGGCGAGCGAGGAGACGTTGCGCGGGAAACTCTCGTTGATCCGGTCGATCATCCGGGTCAGCCAGGGGTTGTC from Streptomyces sp. NBC_01478 includes the following:
- a CDS encoding ABC transporter permease translates to MTTALLPVRTPKWAAGTALLVLRRLAVIPVVLFALASLVFLAMRLLPGSPATSLAAGGNNLSASQLAVNEARVNKALGLDRPLLVQYGSFLNDLVHLRLGTSFYGSNSVLGLLGDALPATIELTLAAMTIAVLLGVVTGVIAALRKGSWIDHSTRAVATVSFSLPWFALGVLGIVVFGVWLRWLPVLGRLPSSLDYNPTTNFVLLDAILQNRPELVWPWIQHLILPAVTLALSMAGFITRIVRASVLEVLDDDFVRTARMKGLSESVVVRHHVLRNSWLPIVTVLGLQFGSLLGGSVITETVFSYAGVGRLLVQGVLQRDYPVVQGAALAIALLFTLVNHAVDLLYTVLDPRLRKG
- a CDS encoding alpha/beta hydrolase gives rise to the protein MDIVLVHGAGGRPTTWSAVQPLLAARGHRLFTVTNPMTSLEDDVANTAAVLAETTGPVLLAGHSYGGAVISNVGRDPRVKGLVYIAAFGPDEGETVSGIVERYEEAEISKYMRRGPNGEWKSETSEEFWAEIGPDLSPEQRAVVEAEGRKAENLIFTQPTGTPAWRTLPSWYLVADDDRTLRPEIQNDMADRMKATVEHVPGSHYTTLVWPERVADLIHTAALAVGDGS
- a CDS encoding ABC transporter ATP-binding protein — encoded protein: MTPAPVLEVRDLRVQFDVPAGRLPAVDGVDLTLRQGEVLALVGESGSGKSALSMSLVGLNRGPRTHISGEAVFKGRDLVAASERELRGVRGKDIAVVFQDALAALNPLHRAGAQVSEMIRAHRDVTRGQATSRAVELLGEVGIASPDRTARAYPHQLSGGMRQRVMIAMGLANDPVVLIADEPTTALDVTIQAQVLAVLKRVQRDHGTSVLLITHDLGVVAEVADRVAVMYAGRIVEQGLREEVLFHPQHPYTMGLLGSVPPIDGPVVRRLPTIAGSPLTGVDRPSGCAFAPRCPFVHDACSERPVLRRRHGDDGHLDACVLPSPARATARSQGGLA
- a CDS encoding ABC transporter ATP-binding protein, with translation MTAALVQARALRVEYPGRAGGRVRALRDVDLDILQGETLGLVGESGCGKSTLGRALLRVIEPASGRIEFDGTDLTRLRGRQLRRTRAELQMVFQDPFGSLNPRRRIADIVAEPLLRARGATRAEAAKAVAELLDLVGLGAEAGGRRPHEFSGGQRQRIGIARALASSPQFVVADEAVSALDVSIQAQVLNLLSDLVRDRGLTMLFISHDLGVVRHIADRIAVMYLGQIIEVASRDDFFAAPAHPYSRALLSSVPVLRPGETREQQVLEGELPDPANPPEGCLFRTRCPIATERCRTSAPELREIAPGRSVRCHLPLVSSEQHVASSE
- a CDS encoding amidohydrolase family protein, whose product is MIIDAYNTTQDVRGRSDYLTGARKGQAPPPYKPFEPRRILDRMDAAGVDMAMVCSLAQRIENDFIASLVASYPDRFFGFGQVMPQADDALDEIDRMADAGLVGLKLHPSLHGYHVADHGLLDPVFEACARRGLLVLINALDDAFCAPLAIEEIARDHPEVPTIIAHMGAVWNVPEAIIVAERQPHVYLETSATLMSDVKRAYARLGPEKILMGSEWPGSDFDLERMKIAKAVEDEKDRALVEGGNMARLLGLTV
- a CDS encoding cytidine deaminase produces the protein MSAVGARTVSVPPSMGEDDVELLATAQHLLARVWKSGRHEVATALRTADGRVHTGVHVEGSCRRSSICAEGVAMGTARGALPAGAELSITSVVSVQIKPAGSFRIIAPCGVCRELISDYCPDATVWVTTVDGDEPVPLRALDLLPEKSRRRW
- a CDS encoding creatininase family protein — translated: MSSVFVTGPSGRTVPTGLDVPELAARLGGSGSPVLWEELTWPEAESTAAAQDAVIIPVGATEQHGPHLPLAVDTRICEAVALGVSALTGVPVLPPLSFGVSASHGDFAGTVALRPETMIAVVEDVIDSLYASGVRQFVLLNGHIWNNGALDVSAEKLRVRHKDARVRALGYVTMYPGPEVDGHVTYGRALMHANFFETSVMLHLAPELVRMERATSHVDVDSFWDYRMDQVSETGVWGRDVADANPKHGEAEFDRCVLTTARAVSTAVREPWPDPTHRPGRQA
- a CDS encoding aldehyde dehydrogenase family protein; protein product: MDPSIVIPHLPECEPMLIGGEWTTGTATERISVLDPATRKQLTTVVQAGSAEVSAAVEAATSAHRDRRWRGLPPRRRRDVLLRLADLVERDAEQLAVLDTLDNGKAVERARGDVELGLQAIRHFAGTPTRLEGTVHAAGPDRHVYSVREPVGVVAAVLPWNFPFMIAAWKIAPALAAGCTVVVKPAEQTPLTALRLAALCLEAGVPEGVVNVLTGDGRTGAELVAHPGVAKVSFTGSTEVGRHIMAAAAPSLKRLTLELGGKSPNIVFADADLDAAVPNAVRAVFGHSGQMCTAGSRLLVERTIVKEFLDRLVPAVEALRIGPGLSGGINIGPLVSQEQYDRVTGYVELGRAEGAEVAVGGEPLPGPGWFVPPTVFTEVAPGMRIAREEIFGPVATILPFDSEEEAIALANDSEYGLAAGVWTGSLARAHRTAAALEAGTVWVNTYNEFDPAVAFGGMKQSGLGRDLGDAAVDGFTELKSVTIAL
- the solA gene encoding N-methyl-L-tryptophan oxidase, with translation MSAPVTATTATSPPNPPPPRPLNVAAERARTPGSFTGHHFNAAGAALLANGTVEAVIDHLRAESLAGGYEAAKHAAPALEAVYARTAELLGARLEEVALVESATAGWQRAVSALRLRPGDRVLAARSSYVSSALHLLSVERDHGVRVELLPNGPDGAVDLEALETALRAGPAALVTAAHVPTSSGLVEPASSIGALAGAHGVPFLLDATQSLGQLPVDMGAIGCDLLIGTGRKFLRGPRGTGLLAVRRPLLDRLAPEAPDVRGAVWTAERSWELVPDAKRFELWEAAHALRLGLGAALTALGALGVDTVSRHLTALAATLRERLSALPGVYVTDPPAAGGAIVTFVVDGLDASEVQRQLTYRRVHLIAVPAGHGRWDMDHRGLTKVVRASVHVYNDQDDLDALVEAVREIVCLQGRGTGSGVGRQERGAGDAGRGNAEADTGDAGRGQAEPEAGDSRQNNAQPEADRVIPTPTPSLSASRTTPQPAPAGPQSLAPSVGAAAPTPSAPSSQTAPMPTHSQTQAPSFAPGTTAPAPPTPRPTPAHSNSPAQAPSVGPTTSALAATQGTGHSTGSTGPAPSPGTSHISPTPTNPQAHVPGTGHATPAPSPAPSPAAPRTPHHTHDAIVVGLGVHGSAALRHLAARGLDVLGLEQYGLHHDLGSSHGATRMIRRAYPHPDWDALVDTAYQAWAELEGASKAQLLDITGGLYAAPQDRPDPLRGPGCRQVDGEEAARIFPGLRLPAGFTAVHDPRAGIIDAQETLRAQLTLAERAGAHMHDHARVLGWEADGDKVVVRTGKAVLRTRRLVLCTGPWTAAQVPPLAPHLTVTRIVNAYFAADPAGPLGPSGLGSFSVDLPQGLLYGFPATDGRGLKAGLDSGPPWDPQAARPEATDAELALLAEAVAQVLPGAGPVTESLTCLYTMTADRRFLVGEVPGVPRVLVASACSGHGFKFGPAIGEALADLVCGTARPDLDFLSPARLFPGGTP